The Ignavibacteriota bacterium genome contains a region encoding:
- a CDS encoding choice-of-anchor D domain-containing protein, with protein sequence MPSRSRRPLIAYPALLMCTVFLLATPALFSQDIRTSITVYDNLAHSRTLTVGINSSASDGIDGALGESLLPPTPPGVFDARLIDTDLRFPTLLFTGVRTDLRGIYSAPPITQQFEVQVRRAFGASATFFSWSLPLQAGITAARITSYPDPSIVDIDMTTQTQLLLPTSANRYMVTITYGGPALQRYKLTADIAPAGRGNITISPNQVDYAAGTTVTLTAQNLPAPDTCFVFSHWTGDAIGTNPTVLIVMDTAKHVVANYVRRQFPVTVSTLDTFFVQSTPPAPQKLYLRNSGLACYDWTVTANDPWINLSKNAGRGDDSLLVSILASAIPCQGTHVGSISLVSNGSIPRNITIPVIVLVGRSDVTATVLGAPVLLSCETKAQDAIFVTLYNDAVSPLVFPNAPVAGQGFILKNPGLFPLSIPGRDSARLIFEFVPDQTQRGVIVDNIIMNSSTCGRQAFFKLTGTRIAPTVTADVHDVDFGTINACPTDPLPSRTVVLRNAHGQPALLRYTVPAGITLTSAPTSVPAYGSVDLVFEPARLGPVDINTTLGVAADFGICVEALDITLHGRRQAPSFLVEAVATPGALPPQTFDSTCVGRYSAPKGIRVSNNGSAPLNFTLAIAAPFELDGFASTFALQPGENRIVDVRFHPTAPGVFSQPFTITADQCALTSSVTLEGSTYEQQILQAVLTPSLLSLANCETDGKILLTVTNTGSQAAVFTELPPLPSGFAWDSTLTLPVIIAPGGSSPLATMITFTPPAGQSGTFGGSVSWYGDPCGTSVYFTLAGERIVPSAALSPRSLDFGSIVNCGPTTLPVVKTVTFTNASPLPVTFTLEAPTNSYRLLIGPVDFPSQGVTVLPATAQDFSIAALPGSGGRFNDSLLVRIFAGASNACSETKVLPLSGEKFTPAFALLVKPNQPEFDNVCVGTAVTCTWEVVNSGDKRLTVTSPGFDAASPFSLPSLPFSVTLAPGEKSDLPIRFRPAAEGSFSAPVVFTQDACPGELTLTVQGTAIQPLFDITAVVPAQQISILSCEPSLSRQFRATVANTGTSPVTIADGSIPPEGFVYDPPGQFPFTLMPGGTRDVVLRFAPPAPGAYGGLVRLFSAPCRGEATFSVGARLLKTDFAVSPQEIDLGDITVCPSGTIRDADLEKLMREVTFRNTGEVALSVEAVIKPASTTPALQIVSPAGSPFLVNANMIQKVAVSVVTPIDSTLERLSASLELTIRRSDTSSCPPEVVAVPFTARIRRTNFAFLQDSVSTLVTCAAQPVTVYATLHNKGNAPASFRFAIDGSPAFALVDSLSEISLAPGQLKDVPVVYTPDTTGGSSAILIARDLMCGAEAHVHLDVTVKRSTLQLACNKNAGISPQQQVRPGDQFIIPIYLSDEIACAGNPLEVSFRMTFDVHNLSPVAFRTATGAATIRRIDPGTIEVSIAADKFLAGELGLLVMEVLVGKDKQYQYAIQNPAVRPDVGGVLLDQSCSGTLQVRPRLGVSTWRELGISQLSPPRPNVTEGNGGTTHIDFELGRDAYVELAIHDRLGNRVVTVFSGSLSRGIHSMEHQVSALPSGLYLISLNTGSEFLTQKFIVAR encoded by the coding sequence ATGCCCAGCAGATCCCGACGCCCCCTGATTGCGTATCCGGCGCTGTTGATGTGCACCGTGTTCCTGCTCGCCACGCCGGCGTTGTTTTCACAGGACATCCGCACGTCGATCACCGTGTACGACAATCTCGCCCACAGCAGGACGCTGACGGTCGGCATCAATTCATCCGCATCGGACGGCATCGACGGCGCTCTTGGCGAGTCGCTTCTACCGCCCACACCTCCGGGTGTATTTGATGCGCGGTTGATCGATACCGACCTGCGCTTCCCCACCTTGCTCTTCACAGGCGTGCGCACGGATCTGCGCGGCATTTACAGCGCGCCTCCCATCACGCAGCAGTTCGAAGTGCAGGTGCGCCGGGCATTTGGCGCGTCGGCGACCTTCTTCTCGTGGTCGCTGCCGCTTCAGGCGGGTATCACGGCTGCGCGAATCACGTCCTATCCCGATCCGAGCATCGTCGACATCGACATGACCACGCAGACGCAGTTGCTGCTGCCGACCTCGGCAAACCGCTACATGGTCACAATCACGTACGGCGGACCGGCACTGCAGCGCTACAAGCTCACGGCCGACATCGCGCCCGCGGGTCGCGGCAATATCACCATATCGCCGAATCAGGTGGATTATGCGGCCGGCACCACCGTGACGTTGACGGCACAGAACCTTCCCGCGCCGGACACGTGTTTTGTGTTCTCGCACTGGACCGGTGACGCGATCGGGACCAATCCGACAGTGCTGATCGTGATGGACACGGCCAAACATGTCGTCGCAAATTACGTGCGCCGCCAATTCCCTGTGACCGTCTCCACACTCGACACGTTCTTTGTGCAGAGCACGCCACCGGCGCCGCAGAAGCTGTACCTCCGCAACAGCGGCCTCGCCTGTTACGACTGGACAGTGACGGCGAACGATCCGTGGATAAATCTTTCGAAAAACGCGGGCCGCGGCGACGACTCGCTACTTGTTTCCATCCTCGCGTCCGCGATACCCTGCCAGGGCACACATGTCGGTTCGATTTCACTCGTATCCAACGGCTCGATTCCGCGCAACATCACGATTCCCGTGATAGTACTGGTGGGCCGCAGCGACGTGACTGCGACAGTGCTCGGCGCCCCCGTGCTGCTGAGCTGCGAAACGAAGGCACAGGACGCCATCTTCGTGACACTGTACAACGACGCCGTCTCACCGCTGGTGTTCCCGAACGCGCCCGTGGCAGGCCAGGGATTTATCCTCAAGAATCCGGGACTGTTCCCGCTCAGCATCCCCGGACGCGATTCCGCCAGACTGATCTTCGAATTTGTCCCCGATCAGACACAGCGCGGTGTGATCGTCGACAATATCATCATGAACTCGAGCACATGCGGACGTCAGGCCTTCTTCAAGTTGACAGGGACACGGATCGCCCCCACAGTCACCGCCGATGTGCACGACGTGGATTTCGGCACCATCAACGCGTGCCCCACTGATCCGCTCCCTTCGCGGACGGTCGTGCTGCGCAACGCGCATGGACAACCCGCGCTGCTGCGCTACACCGTGCCTGCGGGCATCACACTTACATCGGCGCCCACGAGTGTCCCGGCATATGGCAGTGTCGACCTGGTGTTCGAGCCGGCACGGCTCGGTCCGGTGGACATCAACACCACGCTCGGTGTTGCAGCCGACTTCGGCATCTGTGTTGAGGCGCTCGACATCACGCTGCACGGACGCCGACAGGCCCCGTCCTTCCTCGTCGAAGCGGTCGCCACCCCTGGCGCGCTGCCGCCGCAAACCTTCGACTCGACCTGCGTGGGACGCTATTCCGCGCCGAAGGGTATTCGCGTCAGCAACAACGGCTCAGCCCCGTTGAATTTCACACTCGCCATCGCCGCACCCTTCGAACTCGACGGCTTCGCCAGTACTTTCGCCCTGCAGCCGGGTGAGAACCGCATCGTTGACGTGCGTTTCCATCCCACAGCTCCCGGTGTTTTTTCACAGCCATTCACGATCACCGCCGACCAGTGCGCCTTGACATCCAGCGTCACGCTCGAGGGATCGACGTACGAACAGCAGATCCTTCAGGCCGTTCTCACCCCGTCGCTGCTTTCCCTGGCCAACTGCGAAACCGACGGCAAAATTCTGCTGACCGTCACAAACACCGGCTCGCAGGCGGCCGTGTTCACCGAACTCCCGCCGCTTCCGTCCGGTTTCGCGTGGGACAGCACTTTGACGCTGCCCGTGATCATCGCGCCGGGTGGATCCTCGCCGCTTGCAACGATGATCACGTTCACACCACCCGCCGGCCAGAGCGGCACCTTCGGCGGCAGCGTGTCGTGGTACGGAGATCCCTGCGGCACCAGCGTGTATTTTACACTGGCCGGTGAACGCATCGTTCCCAGCGCTGCTCTCTCGCCGCGTTCGCTGGACTTCGGCAGCATCGTCAACTGCGGACCCACAACGCTGCCCGTCGTAAAGACCGTCACGTTCACGAATGCGAGTCCGCTGCCGGTAACCTTCACGCTCGAAGCGCCGACTAATTCGTACCGCCTGCTGATAGGCCCCGTCGACTTCCCCTCGCAGGGTGTCACAGTGCTCCCCGCCACGGCGCAGGATTTCTCGATCGCCGCGCTGCCGGGATCCGGCGGCAGGTTCAACGACAGTCTGCTCGTGCGCATTTTTGCGGGCGCGAGCAACGCGTGCAGTGAGACAAAGGTTCTGCCGCTTTCGGGTGAAAAGTTCACTCCCGCCTTTGCGCTGCTCGTGAAACCGAATCAACCGGAGTTCGACAATGTATGTGTCGGCACCGCGGTCACATGCACATGGGAAGTGGTGAACAGCGGCGACAAGCGCCTGACTGTCACCTCGCCCGGCTTCGACGCGGCGTCACCGTTCTCGCTCCCGTCGCTGCCGTTCTCGGTCACCCTCGCACCGGGCGAAAAATCGGATCTTCCCATCCGATTCCGTCCTGCCGCGGAAGGCAGTTTCTCGGCACCCGTCGTCTTCACACAGGATGCATGTCCTGGCGAACTGACGCTGACAGTGCAGGGCACGGCGATACAGCCGCTGTTTGACATCACCGCCGTCGTGCCCGCGCAGCAGATCTCGATACTGAGCTGCGAGCCCAGTCTCAGCCGCCAGTTCCGCGCGACGGTCGCAAATACGGGCACGTCCCCCGTGACAATCGCCGACGGCAGCATTCCGCCCGAGGGCTTTGTGTACGATCCGCCCGGACAGTTCCCCTTCACGCTGATGCCCGGCGGCACACGTGATGTAGTCCTGCGCTTTGCCCCGCCAGCACCGGGTGCGTATGGCGGTCTTGTGCGCCTTTTCTCTGCACCCTGCCGAGGTGAAGCGACATTCTCGGTCGGCGCCCGTCTGCTGAAGACCGACTTCGCAGTATCCCCGCAGGAAATCGATCTGGGTGACATCACCGTCTGTCCTTCCGGCACAATTCGCGACGCCGATCTCGAGAAGCTGATGCGCGAAGTCACGTTCAGAAACACTGGTGAAGTGGCTCTGTCGGTGGAGGCGGTCATCAAACCCGCGTCCACAACCCCTGCACTGCAGATTGTGTCGCCAGCGGGCAGCCCCTTCCTGGTCAATGCAAACATGATTCAGAAAGTGGCGGTCTCGGTTGTGACACCGATCGACAGCACGCTCGAACGCCTCTCAGCGTCGCTCGAGTTGACGATCCGCCGCTCCGATACGTCCTCCTGTCCGCCCGAGGTCGTGGCCGTTCCCTTCACCGCGCGCATACGTCGCACCAACTTCGCGTTTCTGCAGGACAGCGTCTCGACACTTGTCACCTGCGCCGCGCAACCGGTCACCGTGTATGCGACCCTGCACAACAAGGGCAACGCCCCCGCCTCCTTCCGTTTCGCCATCGACGGCTCCCCCGCCTTCGCTCTGGTCGACAGTCTCAGCGAGATCTCGCTGGCTCCCGGGCAGTTGAAGGATGTTCCCGTCGTGTACACACCCGACACAACGGGTGGTTCGTCGGCGATACTCATCGCGCGCGATCTGATGTGCGGCGCCGAGGCGCACGTGCATCTCGATGTCACTGTGAAACGTTCGACGCTGCAGCTTGCCTGCAACAAAAACGCGGGCATCTCTCCGCAGCAGCAAGTGCGGCCGGGTGATCAGTTCATCATTCCGATCTACCTCTCCGACGAAATCGCGTGCGCAGGCAATCCGCTCGAAGTGTCGTTCCGCATGACCTTCGACGTGCACAACCTCTCGCCCGTCGCGTTCCGCACTGCCACGGGTGCCGCAACCATCCGGCGCATCGACCCTGGTACCATCGAGGTCAGCATCGCAGCCGACAAATTCCTCGCCGGCGAGCTGGGTCTGCTGGTCATGGAAGTGCTGGTCGGCAAGGACAAACAGTATCAGTATGCAATTCAGAATCCCGCCGTGCGTCCCGATGTCGGCGGCGTGCTTCTCGACCAGAGCTGTTCCGGCACCCTGCAGGTGCGCCCGCGCCTCGGCGTGAGCACCTGGCGCGAACTTGGAATCAGCCAGCTCTCACCCCCGCGTCCAAACGTCACGGAAGGCAACGGCGGCACGACACACATCGATTTCGAGCTCGGTCGCGACGCATACGTGGAACTCGCGATACACGACCGTCTCGGCAACCGTGTTGTCACCGTGTTCTCGGGCTCCCTGAGCCGCGGCATCCACTCGATGGAACATCAGGTGTCGGCGCTGCCCAGCGGACTGTACCTGATCTCACTCAACACAGGAAGCGAATTCCTGACACAGAAATTCATCGTCGCGCGGTAA
- a CDS encoding pseudouridine synthase translates to MLIAFHKPYGVLSQFTDEGTGHRTLAEFGFPPGVYPLGRLDADSEGLLLLSDEAGLNTRLLHPEHGHERTYYAQVEGTPGEDALERLRKGVIIQGRQTLPCSARLLHPVPQIPDRLPPIRFRASIPTTWIELRLHEGKNRQVRRMTAAVGHPTLRLIRVAIGRLTLNTLEYGTWRVLDIKDKVILFNSDRDPGRK, encoded by the coding sequence ATGCTGATTGCCTTTCACAAACCATACGGTGTGCTGTCGCAGTTTACGGACGAAGGCACGGGACATCGAACATTGGCCGAGTTCGGATTCCCGCCGGGTGTGTATCCGCTGGGGCGTCTCGATGCCGACTCCGAAGGGTTGCTTCTTCTGAGCGACGAGGCAGGCCTCAACACACGGCTTCTGCATCCCGAACACGGTCACGAACGAACCTATTACGCGCAGGTGGAAGGGACGCCCGGCGAAGACGCGTTGGAACGTCTGAGAAAAGGCGTGATTATCCAGGGCAGACAGACTCTGCCGTGCAGCGCGCGCCTGCTCCATCCCGTTCCGCAGATACCGGATCGCCTGCCGCCGATTCGCTTCCGCGCATCAATACCGACAACCTGGATTGAACTGCGCCTGCACGAGGGAAAGAATCGGCAGGTGCGGCGAATGACCGCCGCGGTAGGACACCCTACTCTGCGGCTCATACGTGTCGCCATAGGCCGACTGACGTTGAATACACTCGAGTACGGCACATGGAGAGTGCTCGATATTAAAGACAAAGTAATCCTTTTTAATTCGGACCGGGATCCGGGCCGCAAATAA
- a CDS encoding DUF1501 domain-containing protein — protein sequence MKRRDFIKRVGPAVTVPFVLNGLPINAYSRRTGLESFLRTAAETDRVLVLIQLSGGNDGINTVLPLDQYASYQSLRANIAIPESKALVLKPGTGLHPAMSAAHTMYQNGQMAVVQGVCYPNPNLSHFRATDIWLTGSDYNQYLRDGWLGRYLDGEFPGYPTGYPNAQMPDPLAIQIGAVVSPALQGSAQMLGIAITDPSTFYALVNGGKPGGLDDPPAGPAGKELEYIRGVQLESQQYSTAIKTAADKAQNKATYPTQNTLADQLKIVARLVAGGLRTPIYIVTLGGFDTHAAQVATDTTTGTHATLLGRLSEAVSAFHSDLAANGVADRVVSMTFSEFGRRVQSNASDGTDHGTAAPVLVFGSKVLGGIIGSNPSLTTLDNGNLKLQHDYRQVYASLLSQWFETSPSETQAALFKEYTQVPIIRGGTSSAEAAGLASGFHLAQNYPNPFHPATNIRFTVPRATDVVLRVYDTRGRVVATLVEASVPAGTHHTIFDAASLPNGVYTYRLTAAGFAESRSMVLAR from the coding sequence ATGAAACGCAGAGATTTTATCAAACGCGTCGGGCCCGCCGTCACGGTTCCCTTCGTCCTCAACGGACTCCCGATCAACGCCTACAGCCGGCGTACCGGACTCGAGAGTTTCCTCCGCACGGCCGCGGAAACCGACCGTGTGCTCGTGCTCATACAGCTCTCGGGCGGGAACGACGGCATCAACACCGTGCTTCCGCTCGATCAGTATGCGAGTTATCAATCGCTGCGCGCGAATATCGCCATCCCCGAGAGCAAGGCCCTGGTGCTGAAGCCGGGCACGGGTTTACATCCCGCGATGAGCGCGGCACACACCATGTACCAGAACGGGCAGATGGCCGTCGTGCAGGGTGTCTGTTATCCGAATCCAAACCTGTCACATTTCCGCGCCACGGACATCTGGCTGACCGGATCCGATTACAACCAATATCTGCGCGACGGATGGCTGGGCCGCTACCTCGACGGCGAATTCCCCGGATACCCCACGGGATATCCGAATGCACAGATGCCCGATCCGCTTGCGATACAGATCGGCGCCGTGGTATCCCCCGCGCTTCAAGGCTCGGCGCAGATGCTCGGCATTGCCATCACCGATCCGAGCACCTTTTACGCGCTTGTCAACGGCGGGAAACCGGGCGGCCTCGACGATCCGCCCGCGGGTCCGGCCGGCAAGGAACTCGAATACATACGCGGGGTGCAGCTCGAGTCGCAGCAGTATTCGACCGCAATCAAGACCGCGGCCGACAAGGCGCAGAACAAGGCCACATATCCCACGCAGAACACACTCGCGGATCAGCTCAAGATCGTGGCACGGCTCGTGGCCGGCGGACTACGCACACCCATCTACATCGTCACACTCGGAGGTTTTGATACACACGCGGCGCAGGTTGCGACCGACACAACGACGGGCACGCATGCAACACTGCTCGGACGGCTGTCGGAGGCGGTGTCGGCCTTCCATTCCGATCTTGCCGCGAACGGTGTGGCCGACCGCGTCGTCTCGATGACCTTTTCTGAATTCGGGCGGCGTGTACAATCGAACGCCAGCGACGGAACGGATCACGGGACCGCCGCCCCGGTACTCGTTTTCGGCAGCAAAGTACTGGGCGGAATCATCGGCAGCAATCCGTCGCTCACAACTCTCGACAACGGCAATCTGAAGCTGCAGCACGATTACCGTCAGGTATATGCATCACTGCTCTCGCAGTGGTTCGAAACCTCGCCGTCCGAAACACAGGCCGCGTTGTTCAAGGAGTACACGCAGGTGCCCATCATCCGAGGGGGTACAAGCAGCGCGGAGGCAGCAGGTCTGGCGAGCGGTTTCCATCTCGCGCAGAATTACCCGAATCCGTTTCATCCGGCCACAAACATCCGCTTCACCGTTCCGCGCGCGACGGATGTGGTGCTCCGTGTGTACGACACACGAGGCCGTGTTGTGGCAACACTCGTCGAAGCCAGCGTTCCGGCCGGCACACATCACACAATCTTCGACGCGGCGAGCCTTCCGAACGGCGTGTACACGTACCGCCTCACGGCGGCAGGATTTGCCGAATCACGAAGCATGGTGCTGGCGCGATAA
- a CDS encoding DUF1800 domain-containing protein: protein MNAERDTFAAQGGDDLERLDAALRSRTRTPLARPGAFVASARGLRTTAGLEPYTGPWDTRHAEHLLRRTTFAPTRELIAQAAGMTLDAAVTALFAQQPAPPDPYGYGPSDPADQTSTRRIWAWSEYTAQIDFYYRNGLRTWWFDLMYTQGFSLREKMVLFWHNHFVSEFSVVNNTKLIHAQNMLLRNNAFGNFKKLARDITIDPAMLIYLNGTDNTKTKPNENYARELQELFTIGKGPEIAAGNYTFYTEHDVQQAARVLTGWRVNRLTGSSSFSSSLHDTGDKTFSSAYQNTIIKGETGGDGAKELDALLDMIFAQNETARFICRKLYRYFVYYDISAEIETNVIEPMAALLRSSNWDVRPVLEALLKSAHFHSDAALGCAIKHPVDFIIGALRQHDITLVTPAQDQLQALNVRASLLVASSMLQMDIFDPPSVAGWPAYYQVPQFAELWINSATLPYRGGFSDSLIDSFRAGGIRIQADVIALAKRVSDPSDPRVLISETSDFLYALQLTSKQKEFILTDVLLPGLPDYEWTVEWNDYIADPTNTAKRLAVQSKLAALYKFLLRLAEYQLM, encoded by the coding sequence ATGAACGCCGAAAGGGACACATTCGCCGCGCAGGGTGGCGACGATCTGGAGCGGCTCGATGCCGCGCTCCGTTCGAGAACACGCACACCATTGGCGCGCCCAGGCGCCTTCGTTGCAAGCGCCCGCGGGCTGCGCACCACCGCAGGTTTGGAACCGTACACCGGTCCGTGGGATACGCGTCACGCCGAGCATCTTCTGCGGCGCACCACCTTCGCGCCCACCAGGGAATTGATCGCGCAGGCGGCGGGCATGACCCTCGACGCGGCGGTCACGGCATTGTTCGCACAGCAGCCGGCCCCGCCCGATCCATACGGGTACGGGCCGTCGGATCCGGCAGATCAGACCAGCACACGGCGCATCTGGGCATGGAGCGAGTACACGGCGCAGATCGACTTCTACTACAGAAACGGACTTCGAACCTGGTGGTTCGACCTCATGTACACGCAGGGCTTCTCGCTGCGTGAAAAGATGGTGCTCTTCTGGCATAATCACTTCGTGTCGGAATTCAGCGTCGTGAACAACACGAAACTGATCCATGCGCAGAACATGCTCCTTCGTAACAACGCCTTCGGCAATTTCAAGAAGCTGGCGCGCGATATCACCATCGATCCGGCAATGCTCATTTACCTCAACGGCACCGACAACACCAAAACGAAACCGAACGAGAATTACGCGCGCGAACTGCAGGAACTTTTCACGATCGGCAAGGGACCGGAAATCGCCGCAGGCAATTACACCTTCTACACCGAACACGACGTACAGCAGGCGGCCCGCGTGTTGACCGGCTGGCGTGTGAACCGCCTCACAGGCAGCAGCAGTTTCTCGTCGTCGCTGCACGATACGGGAGACAAGACCTTTTCGTCGGCCTATCAAAACACGATCATCAAAGGCGAGACGGGCGGCGACGGCGCCAAGGAACTCGACGCCCTGCTCGACATGATATTCGCGCAGAATGAAACGGCGCGTTTCATCTGCCGCAAGCTGTACAGGTATTTTGTGTATTACGACATCAGCGCCGAGATCGAGACGAACGTGATCGAGCCGATGGCGGCGCTGCTGCGTTCGAGCAATTGGGATGTGCGTCCCGTGCTCGAGGCACTGTTGAAAAGCGCGCATTTTCACAGCGACGCCGCGTTGGGCTGCGCGATCAAACACCCGGTGGACTTCATCATCGGCGCGCTGCGACAGCACGACATCACCCTTGTGACTCCGGCGCAGGACCAGCTCCAAGCGCTGAACGTGCGCGCATCCCTGCTGGTCGCATCGAGCATGCTGCAGATGGACATCTTCGATCCGCCCAGCGTCGCGGGCTGGCCGGCGTATTACCAGGTGCCGCAGTTCGCAGAGCTGTGGATCAATTCCGCGACGCTGCCCTACCGTGGCGGATTCTCCGATTCGCTGATCGACAGCTTCCGGGCCGGCGGCATCAGGATACAGGCCGACGTGATCGCGCTCGCAAAACGCGTCTCCGATCCCTCCGATCCGCGTGTACTGATCAGTGAGACCTCGGACTTTCTGTATGCACTGCAGCTCACGTCAAAACAGAAGGAGTTCATCCTGACCGATGTGCTGCTGCCGGGATTGCCCGACTACGAATGGACCGTGGAATGGAACGATTACATTGCGGATCCCACCAATACGGCAAAACGCCTGGCCGTGCAGAGCAAGCTGGCCGCCCTGTACAAATTCCTTCTGCGTCTCGCAGAATATCAGCTCATGTAG
- a CDS encoding PAS domain-containing protein → MREVKILIVEDDPWTVRLLTEQLRMMDITAVLAAPDGAAALRCCAQTPPDIVLMDIGLPGEFDGIETASRVNEICDAAVVFITAYTDKDMRDRAARCSPYGYLLKPVLREELLRQIHNTLKQRDTDRGLRDESGEQQQQVSAFIETSDQPWRNDRLLDAIIRQFPNGAVAVVDAEYRYRLIHGSELAVLGLSADDFIGRRIQDLFQEETATPLLRLVRSTLRGEPGTLELRYSDRDYRFQSMPLSDDTQGVRAVLLMSQNVTYQNELLAASKVHSRELEERVRARTAQLESTVSSLQHEIRRRREVEQDLRNALDLARSEQEENFLLRHALEGTTDAVVLFHPDYTIHYANHVVESVAGKPRRELRGNNPAALFPHFSRSELSDIMNEVQACGAWSGVIPLMDTQGRQRVFSIAVTEVRVHADKKAGYLGIGRDITDRMVAEEREQENALFAALGRMSSTFAHEIKTPLTSIKMNIDMLRMESDGSARSAQSFALIDKELERLTTLLRSILGGLGGGSLQYSEVHLDTLVGEVVDACSSQIQAKQVRVTVAIPELCLRLDVARMRIALMNLVLNAVEAVPPQGEVFVEAERNAPGGGCILRVRDNGMGLPNNVPVFRPFVTTKENGTGMGLPIARHLVEQQGGILELEHSDDSGTVFRIILPSYGDGA, encoded by the coding sequence ATGCGTGAAGTAAAAATTCTTATTGTCGAGGATGATCCGTGGACTGTGCGGCTGCTGACCGAGCAGTTGCGAATGATGGATATTACCGCGGTGTTGGCTGCTCCGGACGGCGCTGCGGCGCTTCGATGCTGCGCCCAGACGCCGCCTGATATCGTGCTGATGGATATCGGGTTGCCCGGAGAGTTCGACGGCATCGAGACGGCCTCCCGTGTGAATGAAATCTGTGATGCGGCCGTCGTATTTATTACCGCGTATACGGACAAGGACATGCGTGACCGGGCGGCCCGTTGCAGCCCGTACGGGTACCTCCTCAAACCGGTGCTTCGAGAAGAATTGCTGCGGCAGATACACAACACGTTGAAGCAGCGCGACACGGACCGCGGGCTCCGGGACGAATCCGGAGAACAGCAACAGCAAGTTTCCGCGTTTATAGAGACGTCTGATCAGCCCTGGCGCAACGACAGGCTTCTCGACGCTATCATCAGGCAGTTTCCCAACGGAGCTGTCGCGGTTGTGGATGCCGAATACCGGTACCGGCTGATACATGGATCCGAACTCGCGGTGTTGGGATTGAGCGCGGATGATTTTATCGGACGACGTATTCAGGATCTGTTTCAGGAGGAAACGGCCACGCCCCTGCTGCGGTTGGTGAGATCGACGCTGCGCGGAGAACCGGGGACGTTGGAGCTTCGATATAGCGATCGCGACTACCGCTTCCAGTCGATGCCCCTGTCGGATGACACGCAGGGAGTGCGGGCGGTTCTGTTGATGTCGCAGAATGTCACATACCAGAACGAATTGCTGGCGGCATCAAAGGTGCATTCAAGGGAACTCGAGGAGCGCGTGCGTGCACGCACGGCGCAGCTCGAGTCCACAGTCTCGTCGCTCCAGCACGAGATCCGTCGCCGCAGGGAAGTCGAGCAGGATTTACGCAACGCTCTCGATCTCGCCCGCAGCGAGCAGGAGGAGAATTTCCTTCTTCGACATGCCCTGGAAGGCACCACGGATGCGGTGGTCCTGTTTCACCCCGATTATACGATCCATTACGCGAACCATGTTGTCGAGTCGGTTGCAGGGAAACCGCGCCGGGAACTTCGCGGCAACAATCCGGCGGCGCTGTTCCCTCATTTTTCACGCAGCGAGTTGTCGGATATCATGAACGAAGTTCAGGCGTGCGGGGCGTGGTCCGGCGTGATCCCTCTCATGGACACGCAGGGCAGGCAACGCGTTTTTTCGATTGCTGTGACGGAAGTCCGTGTTCACGCGGACAAAAAGGCGGGATATCTCGGAATCGGCCGCGACATCACCGATCGCATGGTGGCGGAGGAACGGGAACAGGAGAATGCGTTGTTTGCCGCGCTGGGGAGAATGTCGTCGACCTTCGCCCACGAGATCAAGACGCCTTTGACCTCGATCAAGATGAATATCGACATGCTTCGTATGGAGTCCGATGGATCCGCTCGATCGGCGCAATCCTTCGCACTCATCGACAAGGAACTGGAGCGCCTCACGACACTGCTGCGTTCAATTCTGGGTGGATTGGGTGGCGGATCCCTGCAGTACTCGGAAGTGCACCTCGACACCTTGGTCGGGGAGGTTGTTGATGCATGTTCCTCCCAGATCCAGGCAAAACAGGTACGTGTCACTGTTGCCATCCCCGAACTGTGCCTGCGACTGGACGTGGCGCGCATGCGCATCGCGTTGATGAATCTCGTGTTGAATGCGGTCGAGGCGGTGCCGCCTCAGGGAGAAGTGTTTGTCGAGGCGGAGCGGAATGCTCCGGGCGGCGGGTGTATCCTTCGTGTGCGGGACAACGGGATGGGACTCCCGAACAACGTCCCGGTGTTCCGTCCCTTCGTCACCACCAAGGAAAATGGCACGGGCATGGGATTGCCGATCGCGCGACATCTGGTCGAGCAACAAGGCGGGATTCTGGAACTGGAGCACAGCGACGATTCCGGTACGGTGTTTCGAATCATTCTTCCTTCGTATGGAGACGGCGCATGA